The genomic segment AACACCAACAACCCAAACCGGAAAACGTCGAGGGAAGTCTACCACACACGATAATTTTGAAAGAGAACGAACGCAATTGTCAAAACACAGAAAAGTTAGATGAACCACAATCCTTGAGTCCTAGAAAACATACAAGAATCAAAGAGCACGATGCCTTTTACCTCTGATAATTTTCAAAGAGGacaaatcacaatcacaatTCTCAAAACATTGATACAAAACGATGAAGAGGACGAAGCAAGAATGCACAAAGTTAAGAAAAAAAAGAGAATACGGGACATAACAAGAATCCAACAGCATGTTTAcatcaatgaaaaattaaaattctttCAAATCCCCAACTAAATCCAAAACTTCTTTCGCGGAAATACGATTGCATGGATTGATTTCCAGTAGCTCGATGATAAAATCACAGGACATCAGATTTATAGTGCTCCAATCTAACGAACCATTtcttatttgatcaaatttaTGTGCTCGTTCGGATTGAGTCGGCATGTGGTGAACCATCTCAAACATCATCAATCCGAGAGAGAAGATATCGGTCTTATCGTTTATAAACGTAGGAGATCTTGTCATTTCTGGAGCACGGTAGGATACATTTCCTACTGGTCCGGATGTACTCGCCATTGAACTACCATCTGCTCCCCTATCAAAGAGCATGGCTGATAGAAATAATTGCAAAaagttaaatttaaatacttaaaagagagtaaataatattatataatcaAACTTACCAAATCCAAAATCTCCTATTTTGATGTTCCCATTTGAGTCCAGCATTACATTTTGCTTAGACAAGTCCCTATTGATTATGCCCTTTTCGTGGATGTGTACCAAACCTTTGGCCATCTGCGTAAAATACTTCAAAATCGTACCCAGATCCAGTGGGTTTTTTATTATGCCTTCCAATGTCCTTCAAATCAATTAGCAGTTTATCAGGGTTGATTCGAACAAATATTATTTGCTACATAAGAAAGCATAAATTTTTGTTTTACCCCCCATGGCAAAACTCCATTGCCACATAAAGTGTCTTGGTTGGTGGATTAGAACTATCTGTCCCATATGACTCATCATCTGCATTGGATAGGTCATAACCTTCCTCAATCCAAGACTgtaaaaagaataataaaaaaataagctttaggtatcaatattttataattGCCATAGGTCAGGATAGcgagttatttaataaaattacaaATTACCTGATGGTAACGAACAATGTTTGGATGATGCAATTGCGCCATTATCTTGACCTCCCTGGTCattttatatttcaaaacaaaatCCAAGGCCAACCAACAATGCTTAAAAATTTCACATGGAAATAAAGAGAAGAACTTACTGGATGACCTGATCTTCATTATCTTCATTAAATGGAATCTTTTTCACCGCGTACGTTATCCCGTCGAGTTTGTGTCTACATTCAAAGACACGACCATATCCGCCTTTTCCTGTAACAAACAAAAAGATTAATTCAATGGAAGTCTTGAGCAACTACGTCAAGAAGGCacacatatatattaaaaagtGTGATGCTAGCTGTATAAGAGGCGTCAGAAtataatttgacatgattaGAATTCATTTTGTTGTTGGTTTATGATACAGTATTGTTTTAATCATGATTGATTTCAATTGTACCTAACatcaatatcatttgaaacccGTACTTTCAACAAAGGATTTATCTATCCAAGACAAAAAACTTACCGGTTTTGTTCAATACTTCATACATGGACTGGAAGTATGAAGATAAAGAAAATGCTTGGCTTCTAATGCTCGACGGAGCAGATCCACTTTCATCGTCATAAGACTGCAAATATAAAGACATTTTTGTGTATTAGAAAGACATCATAAAGGAAAAGCTTGGCTCATGAATTGATTGTTGGTAACTTGGTACACAGAATTAAATACACAAACCAAAAAAACTCACATTTTTGGAAGAACTATCCGTGAAGTAACATTTAACAATGCCCAAGATTCTGCCTATCTTTCCCTCTTCAAGATCATCTTTCAGCTGCGTTGATGTATAAACTTAACAAGAATAATTGTATGACAAAACAACACAAATAGTTGCAACAACTTGAACTATAGACAGCAACTATTGATGCCAAAGGGAAGAAAGAAGATAAGTGAAGGGGAAGGGGAGGTTTCACAGATGAAAAAAATGATGAGCTGATATTAGCTCAAGCCCTATGCCATCCTATTAATTAGATTTCTAAAGGAAATATACAGTAGGCTACTGCAACATTTCTCGATCCATAGCTCCTAAAATGATTTCGTGTTCTAAGGTATTGGCTTAAGTCCTTTCATGCATTCATATCATCTCTGCCTCCATGGATTAACCAAATAAAAATCCTAATATTGCTACACACACTTAAAGAGAGTGGTGATGTAATGCATAAACTAGACCTCTTCATGTAGAAATGGAAGTAATCCATCAACTCCATTGCTTGGTTCCAGCTGCAGGTCAATATTTGTAAGAGTGCAGGTCACCAAAAGAGAGCATGGGAGAGGACTCCCCACTGCAAGTCtgtgaaacaaaaaaaaaataatcaaattgggAAGAATGTCCTCTACACCATCGATGTCctgaaaaaaaattgaagaattGAACATGTACCCAAGGTCCACAGATATCACAATCGGGAATCCCAATTGAACAGTCACAGCATCTCTATAATCTGTGATCCTGAAGCACTCAAAATAAGatacatcaaaagcaaggaattAGTGTCTGAATGATGGAGTGTGTTTTCTTCCAGGAATACATTAATTCAAGATAACTTACTCAACCTGGAACATCATTAACAATCACACCTAAAAATACCTATTTAAgctatgagtgagtctcatgtgagaccgtctcacggatcttaatctgtgagacgggtcaaccctacccatattcacaataaaagtaatattcttagcataaaaaatcatactttttcgtggataacccaaataagagatccgtctcacgactacgacccgtgagaccgtctcacacaagtttttgccttaagcTATAATCGATGAGCTCCTCAATGCCATTAATTAATCCACACGCCACAGATTCTGGTTGAATCATGAGATTATGTTTACTAACATGAAACATAGTTTAATGCATAAATCCACTTTTCTCTTTTGAACATTAGTCGGAGTGATGAATAATGAGTACTTTACAAAACAACTAACTGAGAACATGCAAAATCAACCTTTGAACTAGTCACGTACATCATGCGAAAAATATAGAGTCAAAAATTTATCTGAAATACCAGCAGAAATTAAATGATAAGAACAATATTTAGCGATAAAAAAAAGTTCCTATCCTGACAATGTGAGAAATCAAAcgacaaaatttaaaataatttcacgAGTAAACGTGCTTACATCGAGTTTAAACCATGGATTAACGTGCTGTATCTTTCCATGTCCAAAATTCTGCTGTACGAAGGAGAGGGAGAGTAGACGAAGCTGGGAAAAGCGTGGAATGAGCACAGTACTGTGGAGTGTAAACTGCTCAGTGTACGATAGTAACGGAGAAGGAGAAGTGTTCCCCGCGCATAATTGGTGGGCCGGGCTATATATATCAATGGGCTGAGtggaaataatttaaattattgttATTTTATACAATACTGCGGATGAATTAAATTTTTTCGTTTAGGTAATTAGACTAAATTAAACAAAACACTAATTTCCTAGATATAAAATATTCTCTCAATTTTAATATATAGTGCTATTTCTTGCATGTACtgtagatttttatttttttcttctctCAATTTTAATATATAGTGCTATTTCTTGCATGTACtgtagatttttatttttttgtatagGTTACTCTTGAATTTATCTAAaaatttgtcatttttttattatttagtaaAAAATAAATGTTATGGATGCGTCAAGGTTGAAATGGAATTTTAAGGTGTTTCTTTCTGCACATTCTAACAGGcttgtttgaattttttttttttaaatggctCATTTAAATCGTTAAATCTGACGTAAATACTGCTCCGGTTGAGAATTCTAATGGGCTTGATCATAGCGATATCCTCACAAATTTTCTTGGGCATTTAAGTAGGTTAGAGTAACCCACAAGGCCTTTCTGTTGAATACTCGGTAGTTTGGCATAGATTGCCTCATGCATGTCCAAAGAAAGCCCATGATTTTCAAAGGTGATTTGCTGGATAAAAAATATCGTCCTTCGTACAAAAGAAACTAATACCTTatagaaatatttgaagttcTGGTGGACATATGCATATGCCCTTTGCTCAATTTTTTGCTACTCTGGTGCGTGCTATCAATCTGGAACTTGAATTGGGCACCTTGGAAGCGTCAGATTCAAGAATAAATGCCTTAGCGAATTTGGAAAGTCCAAGGACCGGAGTTGAAGTTAAGACATCTGCATGTCACACAAATCTTTGATAGCTGTTTGTGGGTGGTTGGTAGTCTGCAAAACTCACCCACTAGTCCCCAAATACTTTGATATTATGCTGATCTTGGCTCAACTTTGCAAGTAAATTCTAATGCAAAAGGCATATTCACACAACAATGATTTCCATATAAcagttaaaataaatttatttcatttcaataaaatcttaacaGTGAAAGTCCAATCTCTTGTAAACTGTAAAAGACCAACAAATTTCTGCAGTAGCCACAGAGTCCAACTGGTTTGTACAAGGGTAGCATTGCATTGCTCAAAGGACTCTTCACAGTGACTGCCAGTCTTTGAAATGAATTCAcaaatcaattatttttttccCTATAAAACATCTAATGCAGACTTCTAATTATTGGTATTCTACAATAGAATATG from the Primulina eburnea isolate SZY01 chromosome 3, ASM2296580v1, whole genome shotgun sequence genome contains:
- the LOC140825968 gene encoding uncharacterized protein isoform X6, with amino-acid sequence MERYSTLIHGLNSMITDYRDAVTVQLGFPIVISVDLGLAVGSPLPCSLLVTCTLTNIDLQLEPSNGVDGLLPFLHEELKDDLEEGKIGRILGIVKCYFTDSSSKNSYDDESGSAPSSIRSQAFSLSSYFQSMYEVLNKTGKGGYGRVFECRHKLDGITYAVKKIPFNEDNEDQVIQEVKIMAQLHHPNIVRYHQSWIEEGYDLSNADDESYGTDSSNPPTKTLYVAMEFCHGGTLEGIIKNPLDLGTILKYFTQMAKGLVHIHEKGIINRDLSKQNVMLDSNGNIKIGDFGFAMLFDRGADGSSMASTSGPVGNVSYRAPEMTRSPTFINDKTDIFSLGLMMFEMVHHMPTQSERAHKFDQIRNGSLDWSTINLMSCDFIIELLEINPCNRISAKEVLDLVGDLKEF